The proteins below come from a single Fastidiosipila sanguinis genomic window:
- a CDS encoding ABC transporter ATP-binding protein has product MDNPSKPLIKMTNISKIYKNNKFNKVEALNNLNLTVYPGDFISIKGASGSGKSTLLNIIGFLDNQTDGDYLFNGINTKTINDSRKSDLRNKNIAFILQDFGLIEDETALYNVCLPLLFTDVKIKDIKKRSKNLLIKLGLGNYKHHLVKNLSGGQKQRVAIARALVIEPDLILADEPTGSLDSKTGAEIMKLLKDLNLEKEVTIILVTHDEEISNYAKIKKYMHDGDFI; this is encoded by the coding sequence ATGGATAATCCTAGTAAACCTTTAATAAAAATGACAAATATAAGTAAAATATACAAAAACAATAAATTTAATAAAGTAGAAGCTTTAAATAACTTAAATTTAACTGTATATCCTGGAGATTTCATATCTATTAAGGGCGCTTCAGGTTCAGGAAAAAGTACATTATTAAATATAATAGGTTTTTTAGATAATCAGACAGATGGAGATTATTTATTTAATGGTATAAATACAAAAACGATAAATGACTCTAGAAAAAGTGATCTAAGAAACAAAAATATTGCTTTTATTTTACAAGATTTTGGGTTAATAGAAGATGAGACAGCATTGTATAATGTTTGCTTACCTCTATTATTTACAGATGTGAAAATAAAAGATATTAAGAAAAGGTCAAAAAATTTATTAATTAAGTTAGGTCTGGGAAATTATAAGCATCACTTAGTAAAAAATTTATCTGGTGGGCAAAAACAAAGAGTTGCTATAGCTAGAGCTCTTGTAATTGAACCCGATCTAATATTAGCTGATGAACCTACAGGATCGTTGGATAGTAAAACTGGTGCTGAAATTATGAAATTACTAAAAGATTTAAATTTAGAGAAAGAGGTAACTATTATTTTAGTAACACATGATGAAGAAATTTCTAATTATGCGAAGATAAAAAAATATATGCATGATGGAGATTTTATATAG
- the relB gene encoding type II toxin-antitoxin system RelB family antitoxin: MLTSIRLNEETSNRLDKLSKHNGKSKAFYLRQLIEDGLGKLEYEYEILQDIEDYRKGKTKTYTLEEMENYSALTD; this comes from the coding sequence ATGCTTACATCAATTAGATTAAATGAAGAAACCTCTAATAGACTGGATAAGCTATCTAAGCACAATGGTAAGTCTAAAGCTTTTTATTTACGTCAGTTGATCGAAGATGGTTTAGGCAAACTAGAATATGAGTATGAAATTTTACAAGATATCGAAGACTACAGAAAAGGTAAGACTAAAACATACACTCTAGAAGAAATGGAAAACTATTCCGCTTTAACAGATTAA
- a CDS encoding ABC transporter ATP-binding protein, protein MIEILKNKKKESIFICVLISISQLLRTVGAALNAFALTSLIALDFRQFILYEVYLLGVWLVIIALDSSANIYKMKFCQEIAVDIRSKITSSLEQLEYREYNQNSVGTYISWLTNDINIINEKGTLKFFDIVKGVTGTIFSVIALFAYHWSLVLVTFISLLVMLAIPKIFRRKVETASKKSSVANEEFVARSEDILSGYNVLLNYNQQQNLTEKIKSYSIALMNVLFNQAKIEAKVFAAGFTGNIFFQILITAFTGALAFKGIVTIGTIEATGALTGVIFSSLGDLSNQISSIDSVKPILEKFKHISNISTADANRDNLENYSREIDSQNSSADVVYQVENLAYNYGEKLVFENMQFTFEKNKKYLILGKSGSGKSTLLKLLISYYDDYQGSIKFYGQEINTIPKGVMRSNVLYLEQQPYLFNDTVRANICLGEHFSDHEIVSALNESGLICTEEFLDFAVGKLGSRLSGGQRQRLALARGIIRGKRIVLMDEVTSALDKETALTVENNILSNENLTVIAISHTPHKETINLYDEIYEFPEKS, encoded by the coding sequence ATGATAGAAATATTAAAAAATAAGAAAAAAGAAAGCATATTTATTTGTGTTTTGATATCCATATCACAATTATTAAGGACAGTAGGTGCAGCTTTAAACGCATTTGCTTTAACCAGTTTAATTGCACTGGATTTCAGACAATTTATTTTATATGAGGTTTATTTACTAGGAGTTTGGTTAGTTATAATAGCGTTAGACAGTTCAGCTAATATTTATAAGATGAAATTTTGTCAAGAAATAGCTGTCGATATACGATCTAAAATTACTAGTAGCTTAGAGCAATTAGAATATAGAGAGTATAACCAAAATAGTGTAGGAACATACATTTCATGGTTAACGAATGACATAAATATAATTAATGAGAAAGGGACATTAAAATTTTTTGATATAGTCAAAGGTGTCACAGGAACAATATTTTCTGTAATAGCTCTGTTTGCTTATCATTGGTCACTAGTCTTAGTTACGTTTATATCCTTGTTAGTAATGTTAGCCATACCTAAAATTTTTAGAAGAAAAGTTGAAACAGCTAGTAAAAAGTCGTCAGTTGCTAATGAGGAATTTGTAGCTAGATCAGAAGATATTCTTTCTGGATATAATGTATTATTGAATTACAATCAGCAACAAAATTTAACCGAAAAGATCAAAAGCTATTCTATTGCTCTGATGAATGTTTTATTTAATCAGGCTAAAATTGAGGCAAAAGTTTTTGCAGCAGGATTTACAGGAAATATCTTTTTTCAAATTCTAATTACTGCATTCACAGGAGCTCTAGCATTCAAGGGAATTGTAACTATTGGAACAATAGAGGCAACGGGTGCTTTAACTGGAGTTATATTTTCTTCACTGGGAGATTTGTCTAATCAAATTTCATCTATAGATAGTGTGAAACCTATTCTAGAAAAATTCAAGCATATAAGTAATATTTCTACTGCAGATGCAAATCGTGATAACTTAGAGAATTATTCAAGAGAAATAGACTCTCAAAATAGTTCTGCTGATGTAGTTTATCAAGTAGAAAATTTAGCATATAACTATGGTGAAAAATTAGTATTCGAAAATATGCAATTTACATTCGAGAAAAATAAAAAGTATTTAATACTAGGAAAAAGTGGAAGTGGCAAGAGTACCTTACTTAAATTATTAATTTCTTATTATGATGATTATCAAGGTAGCATTAAGTTTTATGGACAAGAAATAAATACAATTCCTAAGGGAGTTATGCGTTCTAATGTGCTTTACTTAGAGCAACAGCCATACTTATTCAATGATACAGTTAGAGCGAATATCTGCTTAGGGGAGCACTTTTCAGATCATGAGATTGTATCTGCGTTAAATGAATCCGGATTAATTTGTACAGAAGAATTTTTGGATTTTGCTGTAGGTAAATTAGGCAGTAGATTGTCAGGAGGACAAAGGCAAAGATTGGCTCTTGCGAGAGGAATAATAAGGGGCAAGAGAATTGTACTAATGGATGAAGTTACGTCAGCTTTGGACAAAGAAACAGCACTTACAGTTGAAAATAACATTTTGTCAAATGAGAACTTAACTGTTATTGCAATTAGCCACACACCTCATAAAGAAACCATTAATTTATACGATGAAATTTATGAGTTCCCAGAAAAATCATAG
- a CDS encoding ABC transporter ATP-binding protein: MPYIEVKNYSKTLKKRLVLDDANLEVVKGEVVGLYGRNGSGKTMLLRAIAGLILPDEGMVLVNGVELKGSNRFPKSCGLIIETLEFWDNLDAKSTLEVISAVNNIASEDDIARALARVGLDPNDKTKVKKFSLGMKQKLAIAQAIFEKPDLLLLDEPTNSLDKESRDNFVKIIKEEKERGCTIIISSHIMEDLNNCCDRIVEIESGKIRN, encoded by the coding sequence ATGCCATATATTGAAGTGAAGAACTACAGTAAAACATTGAAAAAAAGATTAGTTTTAGACGATGCGAACTTGGAAGTTGTAAAAGGTGAGGTGGTAGGACTTTATGGAAGAAATGGATCTGGAAAAACCATGCTTCTCAGAGCTATAGCAGGTTTAATTTTACCTGATGAAGGAATGGTTCTTGTAAATGGTGTAGAGTTAAAAGGATCAAATAGGTTTCCTAAAAGTTGTGGACTTATAATTGAAACTTTGGAGTTTTGGGATAATCTCGATGCTAAATCAACGCTAGAAGTTATTTCAGCTGTCAATAATATAGCAAGCGAAGATGATATAGCTAGAGCATTGGCAAGGGTTGGTTTAGATCCAAATGATAAAACCAAAGTTAAAAAATTCTCTTTAGGAATGAAACAAAAGTTAGCAATAGCACAGGCAATTTTTGAAAAACCAGATCTGCTACTTCTAGATGAACCTACTAATTCGCTAGATAAAGAATCTAGAGATAATTTTGTAAAAATAATTAAAGAGGAAAAAGAACGCGGTTGTACGATAATAATTTCCAGCCATATCATGGAAGATCTTAATAATTGTTGCGATAGAATAGTAGAGATAGAATCAGGAAAGATAAGGAATTAA
- a CDS encoding ATP-binding cassette domain-containing protein: MNIFSIIKSEWKKNLIHMFVILLGSLATTSFGLASSNLLTAVSEKNINMSKTWIIIMLISSFIWSLQIFLEAISERRTIEAMNFNIRSEISEKIMSLSYADFHENEETDYVSWLINDISTIDQFGFGNLYMIVYQIFTILLGAYILIDFHFSIIVTILLLSVLMFIVPRFFTKKLNEQMLAVTESNEKLTTSYSDVLNGYDALSVLDRKKYFQNAIELGSNNVALEKYKYAKIAGGLSSSSNGISLLSQVILLAQAVYLVFVYNVDIGIITACTYFGSFIFANLVGINANWIEFKSVDKIFEKFNNKTKHTNHHSERKVKELENSIVLKDITYQYEKDNEEKVLFSNLNLEIKKNKKHVILGDSGTGKSTILNIILGRLSPIAGQALYDGVDYNELNQESLQRQILYLDQRPYIFNDTIYNNLTLGEKYTDEEIERVLKKFHLDKWVKSRKDGINTEISYNSKNMSGGERQKLVLARGLLADRRIILMDEATSAIDKNTALEIEKLITTDPDLTVVMVTHNLRSEISKLVDFTFNL, encoded by the coding sequence ATGAATATATTTAGTATCATCAAGTCAGAGTGGAAGAAGAATTTAATACACATGTTTGTGATCTTATTAGGTTCTTTGGCAACAACGTCTTTTGGACTTGCAAGTTCTAATTTACTTACGGCAGTTTCAGAAAAGAATATAAATATGTCCAAAACCTGGATAATTATCATGTTAATAAGTTCATTTATTTGGAGCTTGCAGATTTTTCTTGAAGCTATTAGCGAAAGAAGAACTATTGAAGCGATGAACTTTAATATAAGATCTGAAATTAGTGAAAAGATTATGAGCCTTTCATATGCTGATTTTCATGAGAATGAAGAAACAGATTATGTATCTTGGCTTATAAATGACATTTCAACCATTGATCAATTTGGTTTTGGAAACCTATATATGATTGTCTACCAGATATTTACCATATTATTAGGTGCATATATACTTATAGATTTTCATTTTTCTATTATTGTAACAATATTGCTTTTATCAGTTCTCATGTTTATAGTACCAAGATTTTTCACCAAAAAACTTAATGAACAAATGCTTGCTGTCACAGAATCTAATGAGAAATTGACTACTTCATATAGTGATGTTTTAAATGGTTATGATGCTCTTTCAGTATTGGATAGGAAAAAGTATTTTCAAAATGCGATAGAACTTGGATCTAATAATGTGGCACTAGAAAAATATAAATATGCAAAGATTGCAGGTGGATTAAGTTCAAGCTCTAATGGTATCAGCTTGTTAAGCCAAGTGATTTTGTTAGCTCAAGCTGTATATTTAGTATTCGTTTATAACGTAGATATTGGAATAATTACCGCATGTACTTATTTTGGTAGTTTTATTTTTGCTAATTTAGTCGGAATCAATGCTAATTGGATTGAATTTAAAAGCGTAGATAAAATATTTGAAAAATTTAATAATAAAACTAAACATACAAACCATCACTCAGAGAGAAAAGTTAAAGAGTTAGAAAACTCAATAGTGCTTAAAGATATAACTTACCAGTATGAAAAAGATAATGAAGAAAAAGTTTTATTCAGTAATTTGAATTTGGAAATTAAGAAGAACAAAAAACATGTTATTTTAGGTGATTCAGGTACTGGTAAATCAACAATTTTAAACATTATTTTGGGAAGACTAAGTCCTATTGCAGGTCAAGCTTTGTACGATGGTGTTGATTACAATGAATTAAACCAGGAATCTTTACAACGACAAATTCTTTATTTGGATCAACGCCCATACATATTTAATGACACCATATATAATAATTTAACTTTGGGTGAAAAATATACTGATGAGGAAATCGAGAGAGTTCTGAAAAAGTTTCACCTAGATAAATGGGTAAAAAGCAGAAAAGACGGTATTAATACAGAAATAAGCTATAATAGTAAAAATATGTCAGGAGGAGAAAGACAGAAGCTTGTTCTAGCAAGAGGCCTATTAGCGGATAGAAGAATTATTCTAATGGACGAAGCGACCTCAGCAATTGACAAAAATACTGCATTAGAAATTGAGAAGCTCATAACGACTGATCCTGATTTGACAGTTGTAATGGTTACGCATAATCTAAGAAGTGAGATTTCAAAGCTTGTAGATTTTACTTTTAATTTATAA
- a CDS encoding helix-turn-helix domain-containing protein, with protein MPKYSDEFKLEVIKDYLSGKNGGSVLIAKKYGVPVRTVNNWINWYNARGKHGLIKKLTTKSYSSDFKLSVIKYREINKCSYREAAEHFGVTNGAIVYTWAKKYEEKGFSGLEGKQGRSRKVSKSKNPKPLNESEREELIRLREEVKYLKLKEIYKKKLEALLEEMDEGEYQPRPKQK; from the coding sequence ATGCCTAAATATAGTGATGAATTCAAATTAGAAGTAATTAAAGATTACTTAAGTGGTAAGAATGGAGGGAGTGTTTTAATCGCTAAAAAATATGGAGTTCCAGTAAGAACAGTTAATAATTGGATTAATTGGTACAACGCACGTGGTAAACATGGATTGATCAAGAAACTTACTACTAAAAGTTATAGTAGCGATTTTAAGCTTTCGGTAATAAAATATAGAGAGATAAATAAATGTTCATACCGAGAAGCAGCAGAACATTTCGGCGTTACTAATGGTGCAATTGTATATACATGGGCCAAAAAATATGAAGAGAAAGGCTTCTCTGGTTTGGAAGGAAAACAAGGAAGGTCCCGAAAAGTGTCAAAGAGTAAAAATCCAAAACCATTAAACGAGAGTGAGCGTGAAGAGTTAATACGCTTACGCGAAGAGGTAAAGTATCTTAAATTAAAAGAAATTTACAAAAAAAAGTTAGAAGCCTTGCTGGAAGAGATGGACGAGGGAGAATACCAGCCAAGGCCAAAACAAAAGTAA